A part of Aspergillus flavus chromosome 1, complete sequence genomic DNA contains:
- a CDS encoding DNA or RNA helicase of superfamily II (DEAD/DEAH box helicase, putative), with protein sequence MECVRGKLGRVPVSRLLLRPHRTSWRPGPSQPHFRLSSSVPAARESPAIVLRDYQEECIKSVLDNLDQGHKRLGVSLATGAGKTVIFTQLIGRIPPRNEKDNKTLILVHRRELVEQAARHCRLAYPDRTVEIEMGTSKASPAADIVIASIRSLTNGDRIAKFDPKQFKLVLVDEAHHIVAPSYREVLKYFGLNETSHDSPVLVGVSATLSRADGLKLGAAIDHIVYHKDYMDMIDEEWLANAVFTTVQSEANLSRVKKDSFGDFAVGSLSKAVNTDRTNDITVRAWLANAQERKSTLVFCVDVEHTKQLTETFRAAGVDARYLTGKTPKEVRDDQLQRFRDQEYPVLLNCGLFTEGTDIPNIDCVLLARPTRSRNLLIQMIGRGLRLHPGKKDCHIIDMVATLETGVLSTPTLFGLHPDEVLANANGKDLKHKESDPSPSTDLDNSPGPDTLDDINLTFTKYDTIYDLIMDMKSEKYIRSSSRNAWVRIDENKYILSDSTGWITIDKSTDEHLKSPKDDPQRPLWTVQYVQVYKNPTTEKNTYTRPRLIATGPDLESAVHAADTFAASEFEDLYISALQPWRRRPATWAQLNFLNKAKIRRDALRPEHLTKGQAADLITKLKHGGKKRFEKQAGRRRKEDEKAKELEAFRARERVRVGPVLM encoded by the exons ATGGAGTGTGTTCGTGGGAAATTGGGACGGGTCCCCGTTTCGCGTCTCTTATTGAGACCCCATAGGACTTCCTGGAGGCCTGGCCCTTCTCAACCTCACTTCCGCCTCAGCTCCTCTGTCCCCGCCGCGCGCGAGTCGCCCGCTATAGTCCTTCGGGATTACCAGGAAGAATGCATCAAATCGGTGCTTGATAATTTGGATCAGGGCCACAAACGCCTTGGAGTTTCACTTGCGACGGGTGCTGGGAAAACG GTGATCTTTACACAGCTCATCGGCCGCATACCTCCGCGAAATGAAAAAGACAACAAAACCTTGATTCTCGTCCATCGGCGCGAACTAGTCGAACAGGCCGCCCGGCATTGTCGTCTTGCCTACCCGGATCGAACCGTTGAGATTGAAATGGGCACCAGCAAAGCCTCACCGGCAGCAGACATCGTCATCGCTTCTATTCGGAGTTTGACAAATGGAGATCGTATAGCCAAATTCGACCCGAAACAGTTCAAACTTGTCCTCGTGGATGAAGCCCACCATATAGTCGCACCGTCCTACCGAGAAGTGCTCAAATACTTTGGGTTGAACGAGACATCGCACGACTCGCCGGTGCTAGTCGGCGTGTCGGCGACGCTATCGCGAGCCGATGGCTTGAAACTAGGCGCGGCCATCGATCACATTGTCTACCATAAAGACTACATGGACATGATTGACGAGGAATGGCTAGCCAACGCAGTCTTCACCACCGTACAATCCGAAGCCAACCTGTCCCGCGTGAAGAAGGACAGTTTCGGCGACTTCGCCGTCGGCTCGCTCTCAAAAGCAGTGAACACCGACAGGACGAATGACATCACAGTGCGCGCCTGGTTAGCAAATGCCCAAGAGCGCAAATCAACCTTAGTCTTCTGCGTCGATGTTGAACACACAAAGCAGCTCACCGAGACCTTTCGCGCTGCCGGCGTTGACGCCCGCTATCTCACGGGCAAGACACCGAAGGAAGTCCGCGACGACCAGCTCCAACGCTTCAGAGACCAGGAATACCCCGTTCTCCTGAACTGCGGCCTCTTCACAGAAGGCACTGACATCCCCAACATCGACTGTGTCTTACTCGCACGACCAACCCGCTCCCgcaacctcctcatccaaatGATCGGCCGCGGACTACGTCTCCACCCAGGCAAAAAGGACTGCCACATCATCGACATGGTCGCGACCCTGGAAACCGGCGTCCTCTCCACACCCACCCTCTTCGGCCTCCACCCAGACGAAGTCCTAGCCAACGCCAACGGCAAAGACCTCAAGCACAAAGAAAGTGACCCATCACCATCCACAGATCTAGACAACTCCCCAGGCCCAGACACACTAGACGACATAAACCTAACCTTCACCAAGTACGACACAATATACGACCTAATCATGGACATGAAATCCGAGAAATACATCCGCTCATCAAGCCGCAACGCCTGGGTCCGCATCGACGAAAACAAATACATCCTCTCCGACTCAACCGGCTGGATCACAATTGATAAATCAACCGACGAACACCTCAAATCACCCAAAGATGACCCCCAAAGACCGCTCTGGACAGTCCAATACGTCCAAGTATACAAAAACCCCACCACAGAGAAGAACACCTACACCCGGCCCCGGTTAATAGCCACGGGCCCGGACCTCGAATCCGCCGTCCATGCAGCCGACACCTTCGCAGCTTCCGAGTTTGAAGATCTGTATATCTCCGCTCTACAACCCTGGCGTCGGCGGCCTGCCACCTGGGCGCAGTTGAACTTCCTCAATAAGGCTAAAATACGGAGGGATGCACTCCGGCCGGAACATTTAACTAAGGGTCAGGCGGCGGATTTAATAACGAAGCTGAAGCAcggtggaaagaaaaggttcGAGAAGCAGGCTGGTCGAAGACggaaagaggatgagaaagCTAAAGAATTAGAAGCGTTTAGAGCTAGGGAGAGAGTACGGGTTGGGCCTGTTTTAATGTGA
- a CDS encoding GPI inositol-deacylase codes for MHRRSSGSPVEDDAEDSLSSRIPPEPSNGPNVVDTPEKSRSQVARTGTSIDLRRDATGASTPRSRNSSMWRTPPSSSMTSNPPDCKSSSVMMPLASQRLPIEASPDHQRRYRPSRLRSPWPCSILTAFTTLVASIFLFFILRSFALRQTGGDGCGVPVMSPTFIRMVGFDTEHTRFASKYNLYLYREGGVDPYSQENLGLNGVPVLFLPGNAGSYRQVRSLAAEASRHYYDVVRHDEDRLNAGTRSLDFFMIDFNEDMAAFHGQTLLDQAEYVNEAVAYILSLYHDPRRSRRDPELPDPSAVVLVGHSMGGIVARTALTMTNYQANSVNTIVTMSAPHAKPPVSFDSDIVQTYKQINDYWREAYSQTWANDNPLWHVTLISIAGGSRDTVVPSDYASISSLVPETHGFTVFTSTIPDVWIGMDHLSITWCDQFRKAIIKSLFEVVDVRRATQTKPRAERMRIFKKWYLTGMETVAERTLPRKEPNTLLTLEDQSNTILSQGKRLILRDLGHRRGPNVHLLPIPPQGVSGKKFTLLTNQQFDKSGDHGSLEVLFCSVFPLQNGKPATAFSMNMDFSGGTSGSTRLACKNAAEDGIHLPASTPSSKRPYDRVQPFSYLQYDLEDLAEHQFVAVVDKANSPTKGFVLAEFSDSSDSVIRARLGLGSLLSAGLKVRLPANRPMLTELQIPAVHSSLLDYRLKIIRKNHGQQQELFAPLLRQSVADPHESKFFVNVKNVNVNLHGLAPFMPPPLREQATLGGVSFHLWTDPSCDSTIDISLSVDIAGSLGELVMRYRTVFAAFPLLVVALVMRKQFQVYDETGYFITFAEGLDSALRSSLPMLLLAMSLLASSLATSTKLPPTDDPFHWRTNSTESPIDFTKNDLLLGSQDAFFWFLVPIFGLISVGVCLVINYVALALIFLLTSIYGFLRSKSGYIRRDEKGNLPIFSSASPRRRLVNSAILLALVSTVIPYQFAYMVACIVQLATSVRASWHAKEAKSTTHYNFANFAYSIFLLMLWILPINALVLLVWAHNLVVHWFMPFSSHHNVLSIMPFVLLVEAMTTGTMIPRVTTRFKHVTSMLFFFIAIYSAIYGVSYAYLLHHLTNILAAWLVGIYFSASGFSLSRLWRVLEGDEAVQNPASGSHTKKKP; via the exons ATGCACAGACGTTCGTCTGGCTCGCCTGTCGAGGACGACGCTGAAGATTCCTTAAGCTCTCGAATCCCACCAGAGCCAAGTAATGGTCCTAATGTCGTCGACACGCCGGAAAAATCGCGTTCGCAGGTAGCCCGCACAGGCACCAGCATCGACCTCCGGAGAGACGCCACGGGCGCCTCAACCCCCAGGTCCCGAAATTCGAGCATGTGGAGGACGCCGCCGTCCTCATCGATGACCTCAAACCCTCCGGATTGCAAGTCGTCCTCCGTCATGATGCCATTGGCCTCTCAGCGTCTACCCATAGAGGCGTCGCCGGACCATCAGCGCCGGTATCGACCGTCCCGCCTCCGCAGTCCATGGCCGTGTTCCATTCTGACAGCCTTCACCACCCTCGTCGCTTCgatcttcctcttttttattctccgcTCATTCGCTCTTCGTCAGACTGGTGGAGATGGCTGTGGAGTACCGGTTATGAGCCCGACATTCATTCGCATGGTGGGGTTTGACACGGAACATACGCGCTTTGCCAGCAAATATAATCTCTATCTCTACCGGGAAGGAGGTGTTGATCCATATAGTCAGGAGAACCTCGGG TTGAATGGAGTCCCCGTCTTGTTCCTTCCCGGAAATGCTGGAAGCTACCGGCAGGTCCGATCCTTAGCCGCCGAAGCGTCGAGACACTACTACGATGTCGTTCGTCATGATGAAGATCGTTTGAATGCCGGTACTCGGAGCTTGGATTTCTTCATGATCGATTTCAATGAGGATATGGCCGCCTTCCATGGACAAACCCTCCTCGACCAAGCCGAATATGTCAATGAAGCTGTGGCATATATTCTGTCGCTTTATCATGATCCGCGACGTTCGCGAAGAGATCCGGAACTACCAGATCCGAGTGCAGTTGTCCTGGTTGGGCACTCTATGGGTGGCATCGTTGCGCGGACAGCGTTAACAATGACGAACTACCAAGCGAACTCCGTCAATACGATTGTTACCATGTCAGCTCCCCACGCGAAACCTCCCGTCTCGTTTGATTCGGATATCGTTCAGACCTACAAGCAAATCAACGATTATTGGCGGGAGGCCTACTCGCAGACATGGGCCAACGACAATCCTCTGTGGCATGTGACGCTCATTTCCATTGCCGGCGGTTCGCGCGATACTGTTGTGCCCTCTGATTACGCCAgcatttcttctcttgttcctGAGACTCACGGCTTTACTGTATTTACGTCCACTATTCCTGATGTCTGGATCGGCATGGACCACTTATCCATCACCTGGTGCGATCAATTCCGGAAAGCCATCATCAAATCCTTGTTTGAGGTTGTCGATGTCCGACGCGCAACACAGACGAAACCGAGGGCGGAGCGGATGCGGATTTTCAAGAAGTGGTATTTGACTGGAATGGAGACCGTGGCGGAAAGGACGCTTCCGCGAAAGG AACCTAATACTCTTCTAACACTGGAAGACCAGTCTAACACGATTTTATCGCAAGGCAAACGGCTCATTCTTCGCGACTTAGGCCACCGCAGAGGCCCGAACGTGCACTTATTGCCGATCCCTCCACAAGGCGTATCCGGAAAGAAGTTCACTCTTCTTACAAACCAGCAATTTGATAAATCAGGGGATCATGGGAGCTTGGAGGTTCTGTTCTGTAGTGTGTTCCCTCTGCAAAATGGGAAACCTGCAACGGCATTTTCGATGAACATGGATTTTTCCGGAGGTACCTCAGGCTCAACTCGTCTCGCCTGCAAGAATGCTGCCGAGGATGGAATTCACTTGCCGGCCTCAACACCCTCGTCGAAGCGTCCTTATGACCGAGTTCAGCCTTTCTCTTACCTCCAGTACGATCTGGAGGATCTCGCAGAGCACCAGTTTGTAGCCGTCGTGGACAAAGCAAACTCGCCCACTAAGGGCTTTGTGTTGGCCGAATTCTCAGATAGCTCGGACTCTGTGATCAGGGCTCGGTTAGGCTTGGGTAGCCTCCTCAGTGCTGGACTGAAGGTGCGTCTGCCAGCCAACCGTCCCATGCTCACGGAACTGCAAATTCCCGCTGTGCACTCGAGCTTGCTGGACTACAGACTCAAAATCATCCGAAAGAATCATGGGCAACAGCAAGAGCTGTTCGCTCCCCTTTTGCGACAATCTGTGGCAGATCCGCATGAGTCTAAGTTCTTCGTCAATGTCAAAAATGTCAATGTGAACTTACATGGTCTGGCGCCCTTTATGCCTCCGCCCCTCCGAGAACAAGCGACATTGGGTGGTGTTTCTTTTCACCTTTGGACGGATCCAAGCTGTGATTCCACGATTGACATTTCTTTATCGGTGGATATTGCTGGTAGTCTCGGCGAGCTAGTAATGCGGTACCGGACCGTGTTCGCTGCATTTCCgcttcttgttgttgcccTGGTCATGCGTAAGCAATTCCAAGTGTACGACGAGACAGGCTATTTCATCACATTTGCCGAGGGCTTGGACAGTGCACTGCGATCATCCCTTCCCATGCTCCTTTTAGCTATGTCACTGCTCGCATCCTCCCTGGCGACATCTACAAAATTACCGCCTACTGACGACCCATTCCATTGGCGTACGAACTCCACTGAATCACCAATTGACTTCACCAAGAACGATCTCCTCCTGGGCTCGCAGGACgctttcttctggttttTGGTGCCAATTTTCGGCCTGATTAGCGTCGGAGTGTGTCTCGTGATCAACTATGTAGCTCTCGCTTTAATCTTCCTTCTCACTTCCATCTACGGATTCCTTAGAAGCAAGTCGGGCTATATTCGACGAGATGAGAAAGG CAATCTCcctatcttttcttctgcaaGTCCCAGACGACGGCTGGTTAATTCGGCCATTCTATTGGCTCTCGTGTCAACGGTCATTCCGTACCAATTCGCATACATGGTGGCGTGCATTGTGCAGTTAGCTACCAGTGTCCGGGCCAGCTGGCATGCGAAGGAAGCT AAATCCACAACCCACTATAACTTCGCCAACTTCGCTTACTCGATCTTCCTCCTGATGCTGTGGATTCTGCCGATTAACGCTTTGGTTCTTCTCGTCTGGGCTCATAATCTAGTTGTGCACTGGTTTATGCCATTCTCGTCGCATCATAATGTGCTATCAATAATGCCATTTGTTCTCCTCGTGGAAGCCATGACTACTGGAACTATGATTCCTCGGGTCACCACACG GTTTAAACATGTCACCTctatgctcttcttctttattgcCATATACTCAGCGATCTACGGCGTCTCATACGCCTacctcctccaccatctcACTAATATCCTCGCCGCCTGGCTAGTGGGAATTTACTTCTCTGCCAGCGGTTTCTCACTCTCACGACTGTGGCGAGTCCTAGAAGGGGACGAAGCGGTACAAAACCCTGCATCAGGAAGCCAcacgaagaaaaagccatAA
- a CDS encoding major facilitator superfamily domain-containing protein, producing MGAEAHEKRPGGNHTPPPDNDEMEHMSIGRYLWTRLPTLVPPMNPAPNPFKALALLNRQQWLFFTVAFLGWSWDAFDFFTVSLTTSQLAEAFDKSVSDITWGITLVLMLRSVGAITFGIASDRWGRKWPFVINNVLFIVLELGTGFCQTYKQFLACRALFGIAMGGLYGNAAATALEDCPLEARGIVSGLLQQGYAFGYLLATAFARGLVDTTPHGWRPLYWFGACPPVLIILFRLCLPETNTFLQRQATREEVRGGVASSFIAEGKTALKRHWLLLIYLVLLMAGFNFMSHGSQDLYPTLLKSEFSFSANAVTVTQVVANLGALTGGTLCGWASQIFGRRFSIIVISIVGGALLYPYTFVTSTNVMAAAFFEQFCVQGAWGVIPIHLMELSPGSIRTFTVGTAYQLGNLVSSASSTIESTIGERFPLPPTETEKHRYQYGKVICIFMGCVFAYTIIVTFLGPERLGRQFDVAHDTDMAEVAAHRGTTTVGEGAESDVEKGTVSRIEG from the exons ATGGGGGCAGAAGCTCATGAAAAACGCCCTGGCGGCAACCACACTCCGCCACCAGATAACGATGAGATGGAACACATGAGCATAGGAAGGTATCTCTGGACAAGATTGCCGACGCTGGTACCACCGATGAATCCCGCTCCTAATCCATTTAAGGCGCTTGCTCTTCTCAATAGACAGCAATGGCTTTTCTTCACA GTCGCGTTTCTAGGCTGGTCCTGGGATGCATTTGATTTCTTCACGGTTTCTCTAACAACTTCTCAATTGGCAGAGGCCTTCGATAAATCCGTTTCCGATATCACCTGGGGAATTACCCTCGTACTCATGCTTCGATCCGTGGGAGCCATCACCTTCGGAATTGCCTCTGATCGCTGGGGTCGAAAATGGCCGTTTGTTATCAATAACGTCCTCTTCATTGTGTTGGAGTTGGGCACTGGTTTTTGCCAGACCTACAAGCAGTTCTTAGCTTGCCGCGCTCTCTTCGGGATTGCAATGGGCGGTCTCTATGGAAATGCAGCGGCAACGGCGCTCGAGGATTGTCCCTTGGAAGCGCGAGGCATCGTGTCCGGCCTGCTCCAACAGGGGTACGCATTCGGTTACCTGCTGGCCACTGCATTCGCGCGAGGATTAGTCGATACCACTCCTCACGGATGGAGACCGCTGTATTGGTTTGGCGCCTGCCCTCCCGTTCTGATTATTCTATTCCGATTGTGTCTGCCGGAAACCAATACATTCCTTCAACGGCAGGCTACACGAGAAGAGGTCCGAGGTGGAGTAGCGTCATCCTTTATCGCAGAAGGCAAAACAGCTCTGAAGCGGCATTGGTTGCTCCTTATTTACCTCGTTTTGCTGATGGCGGGTTTCAACTTCATG TCGCACGGATCCCAAGACCTTTATCCGACCCTTTTGAAAAGCGAGTTTAGCTTCTCTGCCAATGCAGTGACCGTTACTCAAGTTGTCGCTAACCTAGGCGCTCTCACCGGTGGGACGCTGTGTGGTTGGGCGAGTCAGATCTTTGGGCGTCGGTTTTCTATCATCGTGATCAGCATCGTCGGTGGTGCGCTTCTATACCCCTACACCTTCGTCACCTCGACCAACGTCATGGCTGCGGCGTTCTTTGAGCAGTTCTGCGTGCAGGGCGCATGGGGGGTGATCCCCATCCATTTGATGGAGCTGTCTCCAGGATCAATTCGCACTTTCACGGTAGGAACGGCCTACCAGTTGGGCAATCTGGTCTCATCGGCCAGTTCCACGATTGAATCCACAATCGGCGAGCGCTTCCCCCTGCCACCCACTGAGACGGAAAAACATCGATACCAGTATGGGAAAGTTATCTGTATCTTTATGGGCTGTGTGTTCGCCTACACAATTATAGTGACCTTCTTGGGACCGGAGCGACTGGGCCGTCAATTTGATGTTGCGCATGATACTGATATGGCGGAGGTGGCCGCCCATCGTGGGACGACTACGGTGGGGGAAGGTGCCGAGAGCGATGTGGAGAAAGGCACTGTCTCCCGGATTGAAGGCTAG
- a CDS encoding cytochrome P450 monooxygenase (cytochrome protein) yields the protein MDIKEKPTLYAFALGILIHILYFRIGEHHLYPARYIYGYFGSFIGVAAFLYLVEELPVHSASYRSLYLIFTHLLGLYSSLVLYRLLYHPLRHFPGPFLSRVSVFWLSVQLRHKTLYRKLADLHNEYGDFVRVGPSDLSIIHPKAVNTIYGFKSACTKSAWYDSSAPLRSLHSHRNRAAHDKHRRTWTPGFTDRALHGYEKRIQVYRQKLINQIKSMEDSKPVNINTLFTWYGYDVMGDLAFGQSFDMLVKSESHWAILMIHSMLKPMEYLMPIWFFRLLLSIPGTTKAFWKFNEYWGQLFKMRMATKQEIPDISACLLEPLKGRAPTPDEFNVLLGDASLIINAGGDTTATTLTTIIYELARRPGEVQKLRTELISCTTDPNGEYTQESLAILKHLNGVINETLRIHSPVPSYIPRKTPPEGINIDGTHVPGNMNVSCPQWVIGRSESVYQNAQNFIPERWYLYPKMIKERSAFAPFTTGPYTCVGKPLALMNIRATIARLITTFDMELPPGDDGRALERSMREHFSIYMAKDIQVHFQKRAI from the exons atggatatcaaggaaaAGCCGACACTGTACGCCTTTGCCCTCGGCATCTTGATCCATATACTTTACTTCCGTATTGGTGAGCACCATCTATATCCAGCTAGGTACATTTATGGCTATTTTGGATCCTTCATTGGCGTCGCAGCCTTTCTCTACCTTGTGGAAGAACTCCCTGTTCATTCGGCGAGTTATAGATCCTTGTACCTAATCTTCACTCATTTACTTGGTCTATACAGCAGCCTTGTGCTGTACCGTCTTTTATATCACCCTCTTCGGCATTTCCCTGGGCCCTTTCTGTCAAGGGTTTCTGTATTCTGGTTATCAGTTCAACTTCGCCACAAGACTCTCTATCGCAAGCTTGCCGACCTGCACAATGAGTACGGTGACTTTGTCCGGGTGGGGCCATCCGATCTCTCAATCATCCATCCTAAAGCCGTTAACACCATCTACGGCTTCAAATCTGCGTGTACCAAGAGTGCGTGGTACGATAGCTCCGCACCCCTGAGATCGCTTCACTCGCACCGTAATAGGGCTGCCCACGACAAACATCGCCGTACCTGGACCCCAGGCTTTACTGACCGTGCCCTACATGGATATGAAAAGCGGATACAGGTGTACAGGCAGAAGCTTATTAACCAGATAAAATCGATGGAAGACAGCAAGCCCGTTAATATTAATACCTTGTTCACCTGGTATGGCTATGATGTAATGGGCGACCTGGCATTCGGCCAAAGTTTCGACATGCTGGTGAAAAGTGAGTCCCATTGGGCCATTTTGATGATACACAGTATGCTTAAGCCTATGGAGTATTTGATGCCAATATGGTTCTTCCGACTACTGTTATCTATTCCAGGCACCACCAAGGCATTCTGGAAGTTCAATGAATACTGGGGTCAACTCTtcaagatgaggatggcg ACGAAGCAGGAAATACCTGATATCAGTGCGTGTCTGCTCGAACCGCTGAAAGGACGGGCACCAACACCTGACGAGTTCAATGTACTGCTCGGAGATGCGTCTCTGATTATCAACGCAGGAGG GGACACTACGGCAACGACTTTGACCACAATCATATACGAATTGGCCCGTCGTCCAGGGGAGGTTCAGAAACTCCGGACCGAGTTAATCAGTTGCACTACCGACCCGAACGGAGAATATACCCAGGAGAGCCTCGCAATCCTGAAACATCTAAATGGTGTTATCAACGAGACACTTCGCATACACTCCCCGGTCCCGAGCTACATCCCGCGAAAGACGCCACCAGAAGGGATCAACATCGACGGCACGCATGTGCCAGGGAACATGAATGTATCTTGCCCGCAGTGGGTTATTGGCCGAT CCGAGAGTGTCTACCAAAACGCCCAAAACTTTATCCCCGAGCGATGGTACTTGTATCCCAAAATGATCAAAGAGAGGTCTGCCTTTGCCCCATTCACAACAG GGCCTTACACCTGCGTTGGCAAGCCCCTAGCCCTCATGAATATCCGAGCAACCATTGCTCGACTAATAACAACTTTTGATATGGAACTACCACCTGGCGACGATGGACGAGCCCTCGAGAGAAGCATGAGGGAACATTTTTCTATCTACATGGCAAAGGACATCCAAGTACACTTTCAAAAACGTGCTATATAG
- a CDS encoding trans-aconitate methyltransferase (trans-aconitate 2-methyltransferase) produces MFTYTQSLFTRSALLSGKSSLTQLSHHRALSFSSRVMSKNDWSATQYLKFEDERTMPARDLLARVPLQAPRRVVDLGCGPGNSTAVLATRYPDAHIVGMDSSPDMIQKAKATLPAYEFSVEDLRSYSPPPSVDLFFSNAVFQWLKKEERIPVIKGLMETQPSGGVFAFQVPDNLMEPSHVLMREVASNGPWASTLSNVGRDTFQSPQEIYDQLKDLSSEVNIFRTAYHHSLENHSAIVEWVKGTGLRPYVDPLSPQDKEAFLSEYLKRLESAYPKLIDGRVLLPYPRLFVVAVRK; encoded by the coding sequence ATGTTTACCTATACTCAATCGTTGTTTACAAGGAGCGCCTTGCTCTCTGGGAAGTCATCCCTCACACAATTATCGCATCATAGAGCGCTGTCCTTTTCATCAAGAGTCATGTCCAAGAATGACTGGAGCGCCACTCAATATCTGAAGTTCGAAGATGAGCGGACAATGCCGGCTCGCGACCTCCTTGCTCGGGTTCCTCTCCAAGCCCCAAGAAGAGTAGTTGATCTGGGCTGTGGACCGGGAAATTCGACCGCTGTTTTGGCAACTCGTTATCCTGATGCTCATATTGTGGGAATGGATTCATCACCCGACATGATCCAGAAAGCAAAGGCGACTCTCCCAGCCTATGAGTTCAGTGTTGAAGATCTGCGGTCCTATTCTCCACCTCCATCAgtcgatcttttcttttccaatgcTGTTTTTCAATGgctcaagaaggaagagcgGATCCCAGTAATCAAAGGCCTAATGGAGACTCAACCATCCGGAGGAGTGTTTGCCTTTCAAGTGCCAGACAATCTGATGGAGCCCTCCCATGTCCTGATGAGGGAGGTTGCCAGTAATGGTCCCTGGGCGTCCACTCTCAGCAATGTCGGCAGAGATACCTTTCAGTCACCACAGGAGATATATGATCAACTGAAGGATTTGTCTTCTGAGGTGAACATTTTCAGAACCGCGTACCACCACTCGCTCGAGAATCATAGTGCCATCGTGGAGTGGGTTAAGGGCACCGGGTTGAGACCTTATGTTGACCCGTTGTCGCCGCAAGATAAAGAAGCATTTTTGAGCGAGTATCTGAAGCGATTGGAGAGCGCGTATCCCAAGTTAATCGATGGTCGGGTTCTGCTGCCCTATCCACGCTTGTTTGTCGTGGCGGTCAGGAAATAA